One Haloplasma contractile SSD-17B DNA segment encodes these proteins:
- a CDS encoding class I SAM-dependent methyltransferase — translation MRRFWESTIKPIISNLDNIKHIVEVGSDRGYNTENLAKFCNSHGAKLTVIDPFIKYEFNKIKDLNLNSIHLNKISLEALKDLKDIDVILLDGDHNWYTVYNELCVLNSNNKFPLIFAHDVGWPYDRRDLYYNPNDIPDEFTNDYEKAGMILGFNNLFKNKGLNTHLYNSIERDISRCGVLTAIEDFCNNNSNIDVYIISGFHDLAIIYDKRIYNYYFFDKLIDKTLHMKSLEKERLQYLIKSKDSENTIKKLKSKIEQLSEVSADD, via the coding sequence ATGAGAAGATTTTGGGAATCTACAATAAAACCAATTATATCTAATCTGGATAATATTAAACATATTGTTGAGGTTGGGAGTGATCGTGGTTATAATACCGAAAATTTAGCAAAATTTTGTAATAGTCATGGAGCAAAATTAACAGTAATAGATCCATTTATTAAGTATGAATTCAATAAAATTAAAGACTTAAATCTTAATTCCATTCATTTAAATAAAATAAGTCTAGAAGCCTTAAAAGATTTAAAAGATATTGATGTTATTCTCTTAGATGGAGATCACAATTGGTATACAGTTTATAATGAACTTTGTGTATTGAACAGCAACAATAAATTTCCACTTATTTTTGCACATGATGTAGGTTGGCCTTATGACCGTCGCGATTTATATTACAATCCAAATGATATTCCTGATGAATTTACTAATGATTATGAAAAAGCTGGTATGATACTAGGATTTAATAATCTATTTAAAAACAAGGGACTTAATACTCATTTATACAACTCCATTGAAAGAGATATTTCCAGATGTGGAGTTCTAACAGCGATTGAAGATTTTTGTAATAATAATAGTAATATTGACGTTTATATAATAAGTGGATTCCATGATCTTGCTATTATATATGATAAGAGAATATATAATTATTATTTTTTTGACAAACTTATAGATAAAACATTACATATGAAATCCTTAGAGAAAGAAAGACTTCAATACCTTATAAAATCAAAAGATTCAGAAAACACGATAAAAAAATTAAAATCGAAAATAGAACAATTAAGTGAAGTTTCAGCAGATGATTAA
- a CDS encoding glycosyltransferase: MYNNEEQSTSIIDDQFNIINDKMDIINKKLDKKLNSSDKVVEENRKLKSINKKNINEINKLKAEIKKTNNKLIFYKNELKIYEDSISYRVGKFLIDCVKNPFKLLFLPFVFIKFIYEGLKFIFGRSSLFNKFNFKKRNKNKKNNPKNKALKEYSPKLINGKSQIEVDIVVCVHNALEDVKECLNSLFNKQTIPFNLIIVDDGSKDDTKKYLESFSNNVKCKLFRNEIAQGYTIAANIGLRNSTGDYVVLLNSDTIVTDGWLEKMISCAKVDKDTGIVGPLSNAASWQTVPEVMENGDWKVNTLPSNINLDLMGQIVEEASIKEYPIVPFVNGFCFMISRKVINTIGILDEETFPKGYGEENDYCIRAIDAGFKLRVADDTYIFHEKSKSFSHKVRKQLSPKAGQLLKQKHSTEKVNNLINQIKYDVTFKRIRERISDTLDYFNKFNIGNNVKIGFILTAKGGGGGVNSVVQETKGLRKFGLDVKILNLTKYKDKFLYFYPDAEDYTEFYSSKSEIAKAMKNYHMGIATVFTTVTILKAALNRNKNLIPLYYAQDYEVLFFDKDHHYHKEAYDSYTAINKNSMFAKTYWIIEQIEQEHKRRVTKVQPSVDLSTYNPYLNLKYNPDKIIRISAMVRPSTPRRSPAETVQLMREIKDKYKNKVKIMLFGCTENELMNLNVPLDFEYSNFGVIPAEKVREILMNSDIFVDLSTYQAFGRSGIEAMASGCVPILPVEGGVNEYAINGENSFVIDTLDYQNAADKIAYLIDFPNELHDMKASGLQTAKKFNIRGASFSELLLFMKVFNENKNDSDNTNMSLGYKFSTRKNGCPSGSAYVRILSPLDNCDTKSINLNKLKISKNNLDSLMVDTVITHRDAITPEEVKRLKSRDVKVIYDLDDDLIDIKPCVAELISLADLVTVTNNKLKKKLVPLNNRIEVIPNYIDKDLWFQFNKKFFNTKKISEQRKIGYIGTPSHISNLNHIEENIKRFIDDNKFKLTTTFEHPVSEELNIRVDNYPNYIKELYKKTNEIMFAIAPLEINEFNIFKSYLKYLEYTALGLPAVFTSHKDIDFNDVIIHEQNGLLSPDNHNWDKNLKRMMNKELRKSIINNARHDIEENHLMSIGVKKWIEVIKSCYH; encoded by the coding sequence ATGTACAATAATGAGGAACAATCCACAAGCATTATAGATGACCAATTTAATATTATTAACGATAAAATGGATATTATTAATAAAAAATTAGACAAGAAATTAAACTCTTCGGACAAGGTAGTAGAAGAGAATAGGAAATTAAAATCAATTAATAAAAAAAATATAAATGAAATCAATAAATTAAAGGCAGAAATAAAAAAAACAAATAATAAATTAATATTCTATAAGAATGAATTAAAAATATATGAAGACTCAATAAGCTACAGGGTAGGTAAATTCCTGATAGATTGTGTAAAAAATCCGTTTAAATTATTATTTTTACCCTTTGTATTTATAAAATTTATTTATGAAGGCTTAAAATTTATTTTTGGAAGATCCTCTCTTTTTAACAAATTTAATTTTAAAAAACGAAATAAAAACAAAAAAAATAATCCTAAAAACAAGGCTTTGAAAGAGTACTCCCCTAAGTTGATAAATGGTAAATCACAAATAGAAGTGGATATTGTTGTTTGTGTACATAATGCACTTGAAGATGTAAAAGAATGTTTAAACTCACTTTTTAATAAACAAACAATTCCTTTTAACTTAATTATTGTGGATGATGGTAGCAAAGATGATACGAAAAAATACTTAGAGAGTTTTTCTAACAATGTGAAATGCAAATTATTTAGAAATGAAATAGCTCAGGGATATACAATTGCAGCCAATATAGGTTTGAGAAATTCTACTGGTGACTACGTTGTTCTGTTAAATAGCGACACAATAGTAACAGATGGTTGGTTAGAAAAAATGATCTCTTGTGCAAAAGTTGATAAAGATACTGGAATTGTTGGTCCACTATCCAATGCAGCAAGTTGGCAAACTGTTCCCGAAGTTATGGAAAATGGTGATTGGAAAGTAAACACATTACCCTCAAATATCAATCTTGACTTGATGGGCCAAATTGTAGAAGAAGCATCAATTAAGGAATACCCTATTGTTCCTTTTGTCAATGGTTTTTGTTTTATGATTTCTAGAAAAGTTATAAATACAATTGGAATATTAGATGAAGAGACATTTCCTAAAGGATACGGTGAAGAAAATGACTACTGTATTCGAGCTATAGATGCAGGATTTAAACTTAGAGTAGCTGATGATACATATATTTTTCATGAGAAATCTAAAAGTTTTTCACACAAGGTTAGAAAGCAGTTATCTCCTAAAGCTGGACAACTTTTAAAACAAAAACATAGTACAGAAAAAGTAAATAACTTAATCAATCAAATTAAATATGATGTTACTTTTAAAAGAATAAGAGAAAGAATTAGTGATACATTAGATTATTTTAATAAGTTTAATATCGGTAATAATGTTAAAATTGGATTTATATTAACAGCAAAAGGTGGAGGTGGAGGAGTAAATTCTGTTGTTCAGGAAACTAAAGGATTAAGAAAATTTGGATTAGATGTAAAAATTTTAAATCTGACAAAGTATAAAGATAAATTTCTATATTTCTATCCAGATGCTGAAGATTATACAGAATTTTACTCATCTAAATCTGAAATAGCAAAAGCAATGAAAAACTATCATATGGGAATTGCAACTGTTTTTACCACCGTAACAATACTAAAAGCGGCTTTGAACAGAAATAAAAATCTAATACCACTATACTATGCACAAGATTATGAAGTCTTATTCTTTGATAAAGATCATCATTATCATAAAGAAGCCTATGATTCGTATACAGCGATCAATAAAAATAGTATGTTTGCGAAAACATATTGGATTATTGAACAAATAGAACAAGAACATAAAAGAAGAGTTACAAAGGTCCAACCAAGTGTTGATTTGAGTACATATAATCCTTACTTAAACTTAAAATATAATCCTGACAAGATAATTAGAATATCAGCCATGGTAAGACCATCTACTCCTAGAAGGTCACCAGCTGAAACTGTTCAGTTGATGAGAGAAATCAAAGATAAATACAAAAACAAAGTAAAAATAATGTTATTTGGTTGCACTGAAAATGAACTGATGAATTTAAATGTTCCACTTGACTTTGAATATAGTAATTTTGGTGTAATTCCTGCTGAAAAAGTGAGAGAAATTCTGATGAATTCAGATATATTTGTAGATTTATCTACATATCAAGCCTTTGGTAGAAGTGGAATTGAAGCTATGGCCTCTGGATGTGTACCTATATTACCAGTAGAGGGCGGAGTAAATGAGTATGCTATTAATGGGGAAAATTCATTTGTAATTGATACCCTAGATTATCAAAATGCTGCAGATAAAATAGCGTATTTAATAGATTTTCCAAATGAACTTCATGATATGAAGGCAAGTGGATTACAAACCGCAAAAAAATTTAATATTAGAGGAGCTAGTTTTAGTGAGCTACTCTTATTTATGAAAGTATTTAATGAAAACAAAAATGATTCTGATAACACTAATATGTCTTTAGGATACAAATTTTCTACACGTAAAAACGGTTGTCCTTCAGGTTCTGCCTATGTGCGGATTCTTTCACCTTTAGATAATTGTGATACTAAATCTATTAATCTTAATAAACTAAAAATTTCTAAAAATAACTTAGATTCACTAATGGTAGACACAGTAATTACTCACAGAGATGCCATAACTCCTGAAGAGGTTAAACGTCTTAAATCTAGGGATGTTAAAGTTATATATGACTTAGATGATGATTTAATTGACATAAAACCATGTGTTGCTGAATTAATATCTTTAGCTGATCTTGTTACAGTAACGAATAATAAATTAAAGAAAAAATTAGTACCATTGAACAATAGAATAGAAGTAATTCCAAATTATATTGATAAGGATTTATGGTTTCAATTTAACAAAAAGTTTTTTAATACTAAAAAAATATCAGAGCAAAGAAAAATTGGTTATATAGGAACGCCTTCCCATATTTCTAATTTAAATCATATTGAAGAGAATATAAAGAGGTTTATTGATGACAATAAATTCAAATTAACAACGACCTTTGAACATCCGGTTTCGGAAGAACTAAATATTAGAGTTGACAATTACCCTAATTATATAAAAGAGTTGTACAAGAAGACAAATGAAATTATGTTTGCTATTGCCCCATTAGAAATAAATGAATTCAATATATTCAAAAGTTATTTGAAATATTTAGAGTATACTGCACTAGGATTACCTGCAGTTTTCACATCTCATAAGGATATAGATTTTAATGATGTAATTATTCATGAACAAAACGGTTTGCTTTCTCCTGATAATCACAATTGGGATAAAAATCTAAAGAGAATGATGAATAAAGAATTACGTAAGAGTATCATTAACAATGCACGCCATGATATAGAAGAAAATCATCTTATGTCTATAGGTGTAAAAAAATGGATAGAAGTAATAAAATCCTGTTATCATTAA
- a CDS encoding glycosyltransferase family 2 protein → MSKLGFIIVQYNNYEDTINCIESINQTMKQNDYYIVVVDNDSPNDAYIQSKNIFESNEHVYVVQANDNLGYATGANFGVKEILNVYEPDIICVLNNDIIFKTDDLLKEVHLLSNPYDIIAPNIFRKYDGIPQNPQPTISYSLSWINTYVFFYRLLSFFHIFYLDFIPFYLAVKVMGRYYAQEEIDYSEEQFINKAHGSCIFFTKEYVDRYKGNVMHPDTFLFLEEDFLSLRCKLYNQKILFAPSLKIIHLEDHSMDSIFKNFRKKRKFVYKNHLKSFKAFKKYYKRNRKSIERV, encoded by the coding sequence ATGAGTAAATTAGGTTTTATTATTGTACAATATAATAATTATGAAGATACAATTAATTGTATAGAGTCAATTAACCAAACAATGAAACAGAATGATTATTATATAGTTGTTGTAGATAATGATTCCCCTAATGATGCATATATTCAAAGTAAAAATATCTTTGAATCAAATGAACATGTATATGTTGTACAAGCTAATGATAATCTAGGGTATGCAACAGGTGCTAACTTTGGGGTTAAGGAAATCTTAAACGTATATGAACCAGATATCATATGTGTATTAAATAATGATATTATTTTCAAGACGGATGATTTATTAAAAGAGGTACATTTATTAAGTAACCCATATGACATAATAGCGCCTAATATATTTAGAAAGTACGATGGCATTCCTCAAAATCCACAACCTACTATTTCCTATTCTCTCTCATGGATTAATACCTATGTATTTTTCTATCGATTATTATCTTTCTTCCATATATTTTACTTAGACTTTATTCCTTTTTATTTAGCAGTTAAGGTTATGGGCAGGTATTATGCACAGGAAGAAATAGATTATTCCGAGGAGCAATTTATAAATAAGGCACATGGTAGTTGTATTTTCTTTACTAAGGAATACGTAGACCGTTATAAAGGAAACGTAATGCATCCAGATACTTTTTTATTTCTAGAAGAAGACTTCCTTTCACTACGTTGTAAATTATATAATCAAAAAATCTTATTTGCACCTAGCCTTAAGATTATTCATCTTGAAGATCATTCAATGGATTCAATATTTAAGAACTTTAGAAAAAAACGAAAATTCGTATATAAAAATCACTTAAAATCATTTAAAGCATTCAAAAAGTATTATAAAAGAAATCGCAAAAGTATAGAAAGGG